The Arthrobacter sp. D5-1 genome segment GTTGTAAACGATGCACACCATGGGCAGTTTCAGCCTCGCGGCGGTCTCCAACTCGCTGATGCCCATGAGGAACCCACCGTCGCCCGCGCCCAGCACCGGCAGGCGCTGAGGCTGGGCAAGCGCGGCGCCAATAGCCGTGTAAAGCCCCAGCCCGATCGCCTGAAATGCCTGCGTGAAGCAGAACCCGAACTCATCCGGAACAGCGAGGTACTGGCTGGGGTAGCCCATGAAGTTGCCGGAATCCACGGCCACGATCCGCTCGGATGGGAGCATCGAATCGAGTTCCCGGGTGAGGACGCGGGGATCGATGGAGGTCGCCGTGGACAGATCCGCCGTGGAAACGTCCCGCCACCGCGAGCCCCGCTTGATGGCCAGGGCGTTGGTTTCGGTGCGGTACTTCCCAGCGGGCTCGGATTGCACGGTCCGCAGCGCCGTCAGGGTGTCCACAGCAGTCAGCGCAGAATCACCCAGCAGCCCCAGGGTGATGGGTCGGTTGGCGCCGAGCGCGGAGTCTTCGACGTCGATCTGCACCACGTTGGTGCCGGTGGAGATGAGTCGTCCGTGCCGCATGGTCCACATGTTCAGCGCGCAACCCCACCCCACAATCAGGTCCGCACCGCTGATGAGTTCCGCAGTGGTGGGCGACGAAAAACCACCCGAGATGCCCAGGTTGTGCGAGTCGCCGTTGAACAGTCCGCTCGCCACTGCCGACGTTGCCACCAGCGCACCGGCATGCCGTGCCAATTCCAGGATCTCGTCCCGGGCGCCCCGTCCGCCGCGTCCCGCGACGAACACGGGCCGTTCCGCGGCGGAAATCAGGGCCACCAACTGCTCCACTGCGGCAGCGTCCGGGCGGGTCTTTAGCGGCTCAGGCACGACGACGGCACTCACCTCATCCGCGGCGCTGGCACTTTGGACGTCCAACGGCAAGCTCAGGACCACCGTTCGGCGCTCGTTCACCGCGGTCCGGAAGGCCCGGACAGTGTCTGCCACAGCTGTGGCGGGGGAGTGGATCCGTTCGGCCACGGCGCCGACGCTTCGGGCCAACGCGTCTTGGTCGATCTTGAAGTTGGACCGGATCGCTGCAGCCTGGGTGTCGGCGGTCAGCACGATCATGGGAGTGCGGCTCTTCGCGGCTTCACCGATTCCCGTAATGGCATTGCTGAGCCCGCAGCCCTGGTGCGTGGTGACCACTCCCACCTTGCCGGACATCCGCGAGTAGGCGTCGGCCATGGTCGCAGCACCGCCTTCGTGCCGGGTGGCGGTGAAAGAGATTCCTTCGGCCATGAGGGTGCCGGTGACATCGAAGTTGCCGCTGCCCACCACTCCGAAAACATGCCCGACGCCGAGCTTCGCCAGTGTCCTGCCCACCAGGGTGGAAACCCGTACCTGCTCACTCATGCCTGCTCCACCGCGCCCTTTTCCACCAGCGCGTAGACCCGGCTCGGGCTGCCGGTGCCGCCCACAATGGGCAACGGAGCAACCACCAAGGTGGCGCCCGTAACGGGGAGCCGGTCCACGTTCCGCAGCGAGGTGACGCCATATTTATCCGCACCGAGGAGGAACGAATGCACGGGGAACATCGGATCCAGCCCGCCGGCCTGCCCGGCATCGATCCCCACGGTTTCAACACCGAAACCGCTGATCGAAGTGTTACCGGCAAGCCACTTGGCACCTGCCGCAGAGACACCGGGAGTGTGGGGTCCGGCGTCGTCCGCGTTGACGAAAGCCGCAGCGTCAGCGCCACGCGCCGCCCAACCGGTCCGGAAGATGATCCAGCAGTTCTCCGGAAAAGCGCCGTGCTGTTCCTGCCATTGCTCAAAGTGCTCAGGTTCCAGCAGGAAGTCAGGGTCCGCGGAGACCTCTGCGGTCTTGTCGATCACCGCGATGGGCCCCACCAGGCGGTGGGGTTCGATCTGGTCCACGGATTTGCCATCCTTGCCGGTGATCCAGTGGACGGGCGCGTCCAGGTGCGTCCCGGCGTGCTCACCCACGGTGACGTCGTTCCACGCCCAAGCCGGTCCGGCGTCGTCGAAATTGCTCACCGGCGAGACGGACAATCCCACCGTGTTCGCAAAGGGCTGCGGCAGGTTCAGGATGGGGGTTTCGGAGCTGAGGGGCGTCGTGAGGTCGATGATCTCCACCGAGCCATTCGAAAGGGCTGCAGTGAGCCCGGCCAGAACAGACATTGTTCTCCTATCGCTTTCTTGGTTTAAGTGCTGCTTGAAGACGCGAAAATCGTGAAGTTTTGGTCGTCAGTTTTTGGGCTACCAAATGTCCCGAGCCGCCGGAGAGGCCGGGACCAGGGTGGGTTGACGCGCCGATATGCCACAGGCCTTCGACGGCGGTTTGGTGGCCTGCCGCCTCGGGGAACGGCCGCCAGAGCAAGTTTTGAAAGAGCTCAGCGGACCCTCCATAGGGGTCGCCGTTGACGGCATTGGGATTAGCGCCGGCCAGGTCCGTGGGGGCGATGATGTCTGAAGCGAGAACCGTGGCCTGGGTTCCCGGTGCGAACTGCTCCAGCCGGGCAAGGGCCCGCTCCAGATAGCCCTGTTTCAGCTCCTCGGTCCAGCCTTCCTCCACTGACAGTTCGCCGGCCGCATCATCTACGGGAGAGAACGGAACCTCCTGCAGTTGCAGCCACAGCGTGGCTTTGCCCTCTGGAGCGCGGGACGGATCCAGCACGCACTGCTGCCCGACCACCACCGTGGGTTCGCTGGGCAGCAGGCCGGCTTCGGCCTGGGCGCAGGCGATTCCCGTGCTGTCCGAGCCGTTGCTGATGTGCACCAGCGGAACTTCGTTGAGTCGCGGATCGAGCCACTCCACGGGTTTGTCCAGGGCGAGGTGGATCTGCAGGGCGCCGCGGCCGTTCTGGTAGCGTTCGGCCGCCGCCGCGGTCGCGGCCGGTGGCTGGCTGAGCAGCCGGGTATACAGTGCTTGCGGCGAGACGTTGGCCAACACGGTGCTTGCAGCGACCACGCCCTGCGCAGTGCGAACACCGGTGACTCTGCCTGAACCGCTGTCCACCAGGATCTCTTCCGCCTCAGCGCCCAGCATGATCTGAACCCCGTTGTCCCGCAGCAACGACTCAAACGCCGCCACGAACCTCGACGCCCCGCCTTTCACCACCGGGAGCCCAAAACCGTGCATGGTCATGGCCATCACCGGCAACATCACCCCACCTGTTGCCTGGTCCGGGCCAAGCCCCGCGTGCAGGAGCCACGGAGACCACAGCTGGTCCGTTTCCCACCCATCAAAGCGGCTGCGGGTGTAGTTCCGGCCGCTCATCACCGCGTCCCGGACGAACGACTCTGTGCCGGAGAAACGTCCACGCCGGACGGCTCCGAAGGCAATCTTCGCAACCTCCCTGAATGATCGAAGCTCCGCCCCGAACGCCCCAAAAACCGTGCCGGCATTCCGCTCAAGGTCATTCAACATGGCCAGGTAGGCGGACTGGTCGCCGGTGACCTTGAAAGCGGCAGCCGTGTCGCCCGGATCCCGCTGCGCAATGACCACCCGGTGAGCTCCCGTGGCCGGATCTGCGGCGACGCTCGCGGTCACCGGGCCGTTGGTGTTGCAGTACTCCAGACCCCTGGCGTGCAGTTCCTTGCCCAAAGCCGCGTACGCACCACCTGACACGAACAACGGGTGCCAGGAAGAGAAGGAGTCGTGCACGAAGCCCGGCAGGGTCCGCTCGGAGGAATGAATGAAACCTCCCAGCCGGTCCGAACGCTCGATGATGCAGACGCGCTTCCCGTCCATGGCGAGCTCAGCTGCCGCGACCAAGGAATTGATACCCGAGCCAATGATCGCGACGTCAACGGAATCGACCATCTCCGCTCCTTTCAGAAGTGCTCAGAATGTGGCTAGAAGTCCGGGTGGCTGGCGGTTGCGTGGTATTTGCCGCCATGGAACACCAGGGGAGCGCCGCCGTCGTAGTCGTATCTCTCCACTTCCCCCACATAGATGACATGGTCGCCGGCGTCGTGCCGTGAGACCGTACGGCATTGGAAGGAGGCCACCGCGCCGTCCAGCAGCGGAACACCGGCGATGCCCTCGGTGGTGTCCGTGCCGGCGAACTTGTCGATGGCGGGGGTTGCGAACTGGCGGGACAGGACATGCTGGTCGCTGGCCAGGATATTGATGGCGAAATGCGTGGCGTTCTCAAAGTCACCCAGGCTGGGCGACCGTTTGCTGGGACACCACAGCACCAAAGGCGGTTCCATGGAAACTGACGTGAATGAATTCGCGGTCATCCCCACCTTCCGGCCGTCGGCAGCAACAGTGGTCACCACGGTAACGCCTGTGGCGAATTGCCCCAACGCGCCCCTGAAATCCCGGATATCAAAAACCGAGGAGTCTTCCTCTTTGCGCGCCTGCATGAAATCGGCTGCGGCAGTGGGATCGAACCACCACGGGTAGG includes the following:
- a CDS encoding thiamine pyrophosphate-binding protein codes for the protein MSEQVRVSTLVGRTLAKLGVGHVFGVVGSGNFDVTGTLMAEGISFTATRHEGGAATMADAYSRMSGKVGVVTTHQGCGLSNAITGIGEAAKSRTPMIVLTADTQAAAIRSNFKIDQDALARSVGAVAERIHSPATAVADTVRAFRTAVNERRTVVLSLPLDVQSASAADEVSAVVVPEPLKTRPDAAAVEQLVALISAAERPVFVAGRGGRGARDEILELARHAGALVATSAVASGLFNGDSHNLGISGGFSSPTTAELISGADLIVGWGCALNMWTMRHGRLISTGTNVVQIDVEDSALGANRPITLGLLGDSALTAVDTLTALRTVQSEPAGKYRTETNALAIKRGSRWRDVSTADLSTATSIDPRVLTRELDSMLPSERIVAVDSGNFMGYPSQYLAVPDEFGFCFTQAFQAIGLGLYTAIGAALAQPQRLPVLGAGDGGFLMGISELETAARLKLPMVCIVYNDAAYGAEVHHFASEHSEAELSSVVFPETDIAAIARGFGAEGVTVRTIADLEAARPWIAAYEAGTQDRPLVIDAKIASDGGSWWLAEAFQGH
- a CDS encoding cyclase family protein, with the protein product MSVLAGLTAALSNGSVEIIDLTTPLSSETPILNLPQPFANTVGLSVSPVSNFDDAGPAWAWNDVTVGEHAGTHLDAPVHWITGKDGKSVDQIEPHRLVGPIAVIDKTAEVSADPDFLLEPEHFEQWQEQHGAFPENCWIIFRTGWAARGADAAAFVNADDAGPHTPGVSAAGAKWLAGNTSISGFGVETVGIDAGQAGGLDPMFPVHSFLLGADKYGVTSLRNVDRLPVTGATLVVAPLPIVGGTGSPSRVYALVEKGAVEQA
- a CDS encoding NAD(P)/FAD-dependent oxidoreductase, producing the protein MVDSVDVAIIGSGINSLVAAAELAMDGKRVCIIERSDRLGGFIHSSERTLPGFVHDSFSSWHPLFVSGGAYAALGKELHARGLEYCNTNGPVTASVAADPATGAHRVVIAQRDPGDTAAAFKVTGDQSAYLAMLNDLERNAGTVFGAFGAELRSFREVAKIAFGAVRRGRFSGTESFVRDAVMSGRNYTRSRFDGWETDQLWSPWLLHAGLGPDQATGGVMLPVMAMTMHGFGLPVVKGGASRFVAAFESLLRDNGVQIMLGAEAEEILVDSGSGRVTGVRTAQGVVAASTVLANVSPQALYTRLLSQPPAATAAAAERYQNGRGALQIHLALDKPVEWLDPRLNEVPLVHISNGSDSTGIACAQAEAGLLPSEPTVVVGQQCVLDPSRAPEGKATLWLQLQEVPFSPVDDAAGELSVEEGWTEELKQGYLERALARLEQFAPGTQATVLASDIIAPTDLAGANPNAVNGDPYGGSAELFQNLLWRPFPEAAGHQTAVEGLWHIGASTHPGPGLSGGSGHLVAQKLTTKTSRFSRLQAALKPRKR